One segment of Papaver somniferum cultivar HN1 unplaced genomic scaffold, ASM357369v1 unplaced-scaffold_137, whole genome shotgun sequence DNA contains the following:
- the LOC113334929 gene encoding uncharacterized protein LOC113334929 — protein MSKNSKFQSDFEIAKNFRSENSSVPPNISATVFISDVMIDESLSIEYWKENILMTMGSVVGRPIRLDETTLKKEVGYYASTLVEIDLNKAIPNKVWIETKCGKFEQEIRVPKVPKFCNHCQVIGNYVSECRYSNQDFPCLSIEKLLEVGNSIPSIQTATPILVEASVEMSTTQVLSNISEAKEGEWRDVSGEAPKERKLNNSITESSGGKNRVSPSKFNALIEVVGKQEQVFSKSVGKPPKGKLQKVAPNVVTRKQAHNLVNNTSVISSTRQAITVQVGDVLVTGIHAACLATDRRVLYEELLHINARNLPWMILGEFNVQFSWCNNRLGNKRILCDLDKAFYNLKWLEKFDTWSYKVGIRVTSDHGPLLGGVVLNNKPSNITFGYQSVWTTHPNFIKVIQDSWMENCEGNPTFCFISKLKRLKIILKKWNWEVFGDLWIKVKTTEEEVLAASLESDADPENVDMLNNLVTARGRQELASQQYNELTRSKSRLKWVKEWRKYFFFP, from the exons ATGTCGAAAAATTCAAAGTTTCAGTCGGATTTTGAAATTGCAAAAAATTTCAGATCTGAGAATTCTTCAGTTCCACCAAATATTTCTGCTACTGTTTTTATTTCTGATGTGATGATTGATGAAA GTTTAAGTATTGAATATTGGAAGGAAAACATTCTTATGACAATGGGTAGTGTAGTTGGAAGACCAATAAGGCTTGATGAAACAACTTTGAAAAAGGAGGTTGGTTATTATGCAAGTACTTTGGTGGAAATTGATTTAAATAAAGCCATACCTAATAAAGTTTGGATTGAAACAAAGTGTGGGAAATTTGAACAAGAAATTAGAGTACCAAAAGTTCCTAAGTTCTGTAATCACTGTCAAGTGATTGGGAATTATGTTTCAGAATGCAGAT ATTCTAATCAAGATTTTCCTTGTTTGTCTATTGAGAAGTTATTGGAAGTGGGTAATAGTATTCCTTCTATACAGACAGCAACTCCAATACTAGTTGAAGCATCGGTTGAGATGAGTACAACTCAAGTATTATCAAACATCAGTGAGGCTAAGGAGGGTGAATGGAGAGATGTATCTGGGGAAGCTCCTAAGGAAAGAAAGCTTAACAATAGCATAACAGAGTCATCTGGAGGTAAGAATCGTGTATCTCCAAGCAAATTTAATGCTCTTATTGAAGTAGTAGGAAAACAGGAACAAGTTTTTTCTAAATCTGTCGGGAAGCCTCCAAAAGGAAAATTACAAAAAGTTGCTCCTAATGTTGTCACCAGAAAACAGGCACATAATTTAGTTAACAATACTTCAG TAATCTCATCCACAAGACAAGCTATCACAGTTCAAGTTGGAGATGTTCTAGTTACAGGTATTCATGCTGCTTGTCTTGCAACTGATAGAAGGGTTTTATATGAGGAGTTATTACATATAAATGCAAGAAATTTGCCTTGGATGATTTTAGGAGAATTTAATGTTCAATTTTCATGGTGCAATAACAGATTAGGAAACAAAAGAATTCTGTGTGATTTGGATAAAGCTTTTTACAATTTAAAATGGTTAGAAAAGTTTGATACATGGAGTTACAAGGTTGGAATAAGAGTCACTTCAGATCATGGACCTTTATTGGGTGGAGTTGTACTTAATAACAAACCAAGTAATATTACATTCGGATATCAATCAGTTTGGACTACTCATCCCAACTTTATAAAGGTTATACAAGATTCTTGGATGGAGAATTGTGAAGGAAATCCAACGTTTTGTTTTATTAGCAAATTGAAAAGACTAAAAATCATTCTTAAGAAATGGAATTGGGAGGTGTTTGGTGATCTATGGATTAAAGTTAAAACTACAGAGGAGGAAGTTCTTGCTGCTTCATTGGAgtcagatgctgatcctgagaATGTTGATATGTTAAATAATTTAGTTACTGCAAGGGGGAGGCAGGAATTGGCTTCTCAGCAATATAATGAATTAACGAGAAGTAAATCAAGATTGAAATGGGTGAAGGAGTGGAGAAAATACTTCTTTTTTCCATGA